The Streptomyces laurentii genome contains a region encoding:
- a CDS encoding serine or threonine protein kinase (PQQ-dependent dehydrogenases and related proteins; cl11493;~Protein Kinases, catalytic domain; cl09925;~Trp docking motif [polypeptide binding];~activation loop (A-loop);~identified by MetaGeneAnnotator; putative;~serine or threonine protein kinase [Streptomyces venezuelae ATCC10712];~substrate binding site [chemical binding]): MLGPLREGAPRRIGPYEILARLGAGGMGEVYLGRRDDPDAPSGAYAAVKTVRRDVAGEPSFRDRFRREIQVARLVRSAYAAAPVGGDADTGLPWLATAYVPGPSLSQAVRRGGPLPVATVRALGARIARALADLHAAGVLHRDLKPGNVMLAVDGPRLIDFGIARASGATTLTATGMMVGTPAFMSPEHVAGARRVTGASDVFCLGSVLCYAATGEDPFGDGPLAAVLYRVSQAEADLERVPEELRGIVAACLALDPADRPDPERLVELLGGVGGRMPAWPEAVREHIGAYGTELAQLVAAGGPLLEVPAAPAPAVPAPGPLDPIDPHAAPTMGPAGAPALPPAPRPKRRGLIAAVVALAVLGGGLGTYLLWPGARPELMPAEADPAAPATGPRVPGVDDRGLMDASGVVPQNLTQRPAGWKPWRAKLTAPAFGCSANEKALVCRTTDGRYEALDPANGKPLWQADLVEDERDDRSFISGTGGLFIAGSTARPVVHDGLVVLASDGRIQVRDARGGAVAWEKPGGGSTGEASRPIVADGMVFTLTQAPGAATLGRAGLAAYALADGRKLWEKQLTNDVTAKVDMRHFEPLAYAAGTVYALSDGGLIAYDARTGAVRGQVDDDARVCEVVKVLGTRAYCTGIVRQRGAAPEAHLLDAPSLATRANLPAPVADLDPAVLTGRTAAGLDGEAGALKVFDPRDGKELGSFPVKAAPAGLAQAFSAPLLAGDQVVFADYSSLYTVRLGKGGKPVGLRTASVPGAPGARAEKRPDPVNGMDYADMLRGPEVLPVGGIGYLVYDQGVVTSLELPR; this comes from the coding sequence ATGCTGGGACCGCTGCGCGAGGGCGCGCCACGGCGGATCGGACCGTACGAGATCCTGGCGCGGCTCGGCGCCGGCGGCATGGGCGAGGTGTACCTGGGGCGGCGGGACGACCCGGACGCCCCTTCCGGTGCGTACGCCGCCGTCAAGACCGTACGCCGTGACGTGGCGGGCGAGCCCTCCTTCCGCGACCGCTTCCGCCGCGAGATCCAGGTCGCGCGGCTGGTCCGCAGCGCGTACGCCGCCGCGCCCGTCGGCGGGGACGCGGACACCGGGCTGCCGTGGCTGGCCACCGCGTACGTCCCCGGGCCGAGCCTGTCCCAGGCCGTCCGGCGCGGCGGCCCGCTGCCGGTCGCCACGGTGCGGGCGCTCGGCGCGCGGATCGCCCGCGCGCTCGCCGATCTGCACGCGGCCGGGGTGCTGCACCGCGACCTCAAGCCCGGCAACGTGATGCTCGCCGTCGACGGGCCGCGCCTGATCGACTTCGGCATCGCGCGGGCGAGCGGCGCCACCACCCTGACCGCGACCGGGATGATGGTCGGCACGCCCGCCTTCATGTCGCCCGAGCACGTGGCGGGCGCGCGGCGGGTGACCGGGGCCTCGGACGTCTTCTGTCTGGGGTCCGTCCTCTGTTACGCGGCGACGGGCGAGGATCCGTTCGGCGACGGGCCGCTGGCGGCCGTCCTCTACCGTGTCTCGCAGGCCGAGGCGGACCTCGAACGGGTGCCGGAGGAGCTGCGCGGGATCGTCGCCGCCTGCCTGGCGCTCGACCCTGCGGACCGGCCGGACCCCGAGCGGCTGGTGGAGCTGCTCGGCGGCGTCGGCGGGCGGATGCCGGCCTGGCCGGAGGCCGTACGGGAGCACATCGGCGCGTACGGGACGGAGCTGGCGCAGCTCGTCGCGGCGGGCGGCCCGCTCCTGGAGGTGCCGGCGGCGCCCGCCCCGGCCGTCCCCGCGCCCGGCCCGCTCGACCCCATCGACCCGCACGCCGCGCCGACCATGGGCCCGGCCGGGGCGCCCGCCCTTCCGCCGGCGCCGCGTCCGAAGCGGCGCGGGCTCATCGCCGCCGTGGTGGCCCTCGCGGTCCTGGGCGGCGGGCTCGGCACGTATCTGCTGTGGCCCGGGGCGCGGCCGGAGCTGATGCCCGCCGAGGCCGACCCCGCCGCGCCCGCCACCGGTCCGCGGGTGCCGGGCGTCGACGACCGGGGGCTGATGGACGCGTCCGGGGTCGTCCCGCAGAACCTCACCCAGCGGCCGGCCGGCTGGAAGCCGTGGCGCGCGAAGCTGACGGCTCCGGCGTTCGGCTGCTCGGCGAACGAGAAGGCGCTGGTGTGCCGGACGACGGACGGACGCTACGAGGCACTGGACCCGGCGAACGGGAAGCCGCTGTGGCAGGCCGACCTGGTCGAGGACGAGCGGGACGACCGCAGCTTCATCAGCGGCACCGGCGGCCTCTTCATCGCCGGGAGCACGGCACGGCCGGTCGTCCACGACGGGCTCGTCGTCCTGGCCTCCGACGGCCGGATCCAGGTGCGGGACGCGCGCGGCGGCGCGGTCGCCTGGGAGAAGCCGGGCGGGGGCTCGACGGGCGAGGCGAGCCGCCCGATCGTGGCCGACGGCATGGTCTTCACCCTCACCCAGGCTCCCGGGGCCGCCACCCTGGGCCGCGCCGGCCTGGCCGCCTACGCGCTGGCCGACGGCAGGAAGCTGTGGGAGAAGCAGCTCACGAACGACGTGACCGCGAAGGTCGACATGCGGCATTTCGAGCCGCTCGCCTACGCGGCGGGCACGGTGTACGCGCTGAGCGACGGCGGGCTGATCGCGTACGACGCCAGGACCGGCGCCGTACGCGGCCAGGTGGACGACGACGCCCGTGTCTGCGAGGTGGTCAAGGTCCTCGGTACGCGCGCGTACTGCACCGGCATCGTGCGCCAACGCGGTGCGGCACCGGAGGCCCATCTGCTCGACGCGCCCTCGCTCGCGACCCGGGCGAACCTGCCGGCGCCGGTCGCGGACCTGGACCCGGCCGTGCTCACCGGGCGGACGGCGGCCGGCCTCGACGGCGAGGCGGGCGCGCTGAAGGTCTTCGACCCGCGCGACGGGAAGGAGCTGGGCTCCTTCCCGGTCAAGGCCGCCCCGGCCGGGCTCGCGCAGGCGTTCTCGGCGCCGCTGCTCGCGGGTGACCAGGTGGTGTTCGCCGACTACTCCTCGCTGTACACGGTGCGGCTGGGCAAGGGCGGGAAGCCGGTCGGTCTGCGGACCGCATCCGTCCCGGGGGCACCGGGGGCGCGGGCCGAGAAGAGGCCCGACCCGGTGAACGGGATGGACTATGCCGACATGCTGCGCGGCCCGGAGGTGCTGCCGGTCGGCGGGATCGGCTACCTCGTATACGACCAGGGGGTCGTGACCTCCCTGGAACTCCCCCGGTGA
- a CDS encoding transcription elongation factor greA (Transcription elongation factor GreA [Streptomyces venezuelae ATCC10712];~Transcription elongation factor, GreA/GreB, C-term; pfam01272;~Transcription elongation factor, N-terminal; pfam03449;~identified by MetaGeneAnnotator; putative;~transcription elongation factor GreA; Reviewed; PRK00226), translating to MTQTSDNVTWLTQEAYNKLKDELEYLSGPARTEIATKIAAAREEGDLRENGGYHAAKEEQGKQELRVRQLTQLLQNAKVGEAPADDGIVEPGMVVTIAFDGDEDDTLTFLLASREYASDTIETYSPQSPLGVGLNGKKAGEDAEYELPNGKMAKVKILSAKPYTG from the coding sequence GTGACCCAGACCAGCGACAACGTCACCTGGCTCACCCAGGAGGCGTACAACAAGCTCAAGGACGAGCTTGAGTACCTGTCTGGTCCCGCGCGTACCGAGATCGCCACCAAGATCGCCGCTGCGCGCGAGGAAGGCGACCTGCGCGAGAACGGCGGGTACCACGCGGCCAAGGAAGAGCAGGGCAAGCAGGAGCTCCGGGTCCGCCAGCTCACTCAGCTCCTGCAGAACGCCAAGGTCGGCGAGGCCCCGGCGGACGACGGCATCGTCGAGCCCGGCATGGTCGTGACGATCGCGTTCGACGGCGACGAGGACGACACCCTGACGTTCCTGCTCGCCTCCCGTGAGTACGCCAGCGACACCATCGAGACCTACTCGCCGCAGTCCCCGCTCGGCGTGGGCCTCAACGGCAAGAAGGCCGGTGAGGACGCCGAGTACGAGCTGCCGAACGGCAAGATGGCCAAGGTCAAGATCCTCAGCGCCAAGCCGTACACCGGCTGA
- a CDS encoding hypothetical protein (identified by MetaGeneAnnotator; putative;~sequence version:1) → MSAVRESLPEGRYGRSADERADRKLKIVGSVLGGLMVILLGWFGWYYVVGSKISAEVIRFQVTGENEVQVHLEIRKDDDVTGVCTVRSQSEDGAEVGRKDLPVDERGTRLDKIYTIRTTAKATSAELLGCTAR, encoded by the coding sequence ATGAGCGCGGTGCGAGAGTCGCTGCCCGAGGGGCGCTACGGCCGCTCCGCGGACGAGCGCGCCGACCGCAAGCTCAAGATCGTCGGCTCCGTGCTCGGCGGCCTGATGGTGATCCTGCTCGGCTGGTTCGGCTGGTACTACGTCGTCGGCAGCAAGATCAGCGCCGAGGTGATCCGGTTCCAGGTCACCGGCGAGAACGAGGTCCAGGTCCACCTGGAGATCCGCAAGGACGACGACGTGACCGGCGTCTGCACGGTGCGCTCGCAGTCCGAGGACGGCGCCGAGGTCGGCCGCAAGGACCTCCCCGTCGACGAGCGCGGCACCCGGCTCGACAAGATCTACACGATCCGTACGACCGCGAAGGCGACCAGCGCCGAGCTGCTGGGGTGTACGGCACGGTAG
- a CDS encoding lmbE family protein (GlcNAc-PI de-N-acetylase; cl00929;~LmbE family protein [Amycolatopsis mediterranei U32];~identified by MetaGeneAnnotator; putative): MTEQLRLMAVHAHPDDESSKGAATMAKYVSEGVEVMVVTCTGGERGSILNPKLQGDPYVEANIREVRRKEMDAAREILGVGQEWLGFVDSGLPEGDPLPPLPEGCFALEDVDAAAGRLVRKIRAFRPQVVTTYDENGGYPHPDHIMTHKVTMAAFDGAVDTVKYPEDEFGPAYQPRKLYYNQGFNRPRTEALHQALLDRGLESPYGDWLKRWDDFERKERTLTTFVPCADFFETRDQALIAHRTQIDPDGGWFRVPMEIQKEVWPTEEYELSKSFVDTALPESDLFAGIRDND, encoded by the coding sequence TTGACTGAGCAGCTGCGACTGATGGCCGTTCACGCCCACCCCGACGACGAGTCGAGCAAGGGCGCGGCGACCATGGCCAAGTACGTGTCCGAGGGGGTGGAGGTCATGGTGGTGACCTGCACGGGCGGTGAGCGCGGCTCCATCCTCAACCCGAAGCTCCAGGGCGACCCCTACGTCGAGGCGAACATCCGGGAGGTGCGCCGCAAGGAGATGGACGCGGCGCGCGAGATCCTCGGCGTGGGCCAGGAGTGGCTGGGATTCGTCGACTCCGGTCTGCCGGAGGGCGACCCGCTGCCGCCGCTGCCCGAGGGCTGCTTCGCGCTGGAGGACGTGGACGCGGCCGCCGGCCGGCTCGTCCGCAAGATCCGCGCCTTCCGTCCCCAGGTGGTCACCACCTACGACGAGAACGGCGGCTACCCGCACCCCGACCACATCATGACCCACAAGGTCACGATGGCCGCCTTCGACGGCGCGGTCGACACCGTGAAGTACCCGGAGGACGAGTTCGGCCCCGCGTACCAGCCGCGGAAGCTCTACTACAACCAGGGCTTCAACCGCCCGCGCACCGAGGCCCTGCACCAGGCGCTGCTCGACCGGGGCCTGGAGTCGCCGTACGGGGACTGGCTGAAGCGCTGGGACGACTTCGAGCGCAAGGAGCGCACGCTCACCACCTTCGTGCCGTGCGCGGACTTCTTCGAGACCCGCGACCAGGCGCTGATCGCCCACCGCACCCAGATCGACCCCGACGGCGGATGGTTCCGGGTGCCCATGGAGATCCAGAAGGAGGTCTGGCCGACGGAGGAATACGAGCTCAGCAAGTCTTTCGTCGACACCGCCCTCCCCGAGAGCGACCTCTTCGCGGGCATCCGCGACAATGACTGA
- a CDS encoding membrane protein (Membrane protein [Streptomyces albus J1074];~identified by MetaGeneAnnotator; putative) produces MTDMSAHLVLTQIVPLAAKDLDQSKVTPGVLGFVVFAVLAVAVWGLMKSMNRHMGKVDFAEAPDAAAAGAAPAGTPAGGTAGK; encoded by the coding sequence ATGACTGACATGAGCGCACACCTGGTACTGACCCAGATCGTCCCCCTGGCGGCGAAGGACCTGGACCAAAGCAAGGTGACTCCCGGCGTCCTCGGGTTCGTCGTCTTCGCGGTCCTGGCCGTCGCGGTCTGGGGCCTGATGAAGTCGATGAACCGCCACATGGGCAAGGTGGACTTCGCCGAGGCGCCGGACGCGGCCGCGGCGGGCGCAGCCCCGGCCGGCACTCCGGCCGGCGGGACGGCGGGGAAGTAG
- a CDS encoding rdlA protein (identified by MetaGeneAnnotator; putative;~sequence version:1), whose protein sequence is MIKKVLATAAVAATVAGMSATTAMAAGNDGGTANIIGNTSTQSIGANTTGGYMSPNFGLVNGGVLNCFDIQKLQAQVPIGVIAIPVAAQDLLGNPVSGQTCTQNSVQQKGDDALSHILGEVLAQNGNIGG, encoded by the coding sequence GTGATCAAGAAGGTTCTTGCAACTGCTGCTGTCGCGGCGACCGTCGCCGGCATGTCCGCGACCACGGCGATGGCGGCCGGAAACGACGGCGGCACCGCCAACATCATCGGCAACACGTCCACGCAGTCCATCGGCGCCAACACCACCGGTGGCTACATGAGCCCGAACTTCGGTCTCGTCAACGGCGGCGTCCTGAACTGCTTCGACATCCAGAAGCTCCAGGCCCAGGTGCCGATCGGCGTCATCGCCATCCCGGTCGCCGCTCAGGACCTCCTCGGCAACCCGGTCTCGGGCCAGACCTGCACCCAGAACTCCGTGCAGCAGAAGGGCGACGACGCGCTGTCGCACATCCTGGGCGAGGTCCTCGCGCAGAACGGCAACATCGGCGGCTGA
- a CDS encoding thymidylate kinase (AGE domain; N-acyl-D-glucosamine 2-epimerase domain; Responsible for intermediate epimerization during biosynthesis of N-acetylneuraminic acid. Catalytic mechanism is believed to be via nucleotide elimination and readdition and is ATP modulated. AGE is...; cl00183;~Highly conserved protein containing a thioredoxin domain [Posttranslational modification, protein turnover, chaperones];~TRX domain, SSP411 protein family; members of this family are highly conserved proteins present in eukaryotes, bacteria and archaea, about 600-800 amino acids in length, which contain a TRX domain with a redox active CXXC motif. The human/rat protein; cd02955;~Thymidylate kinase [Streptomyces venezuelae ATCC10712];~catalytic residues [active];~identified by MetaGeneAnnotator; putative): MPNRLAQETSPYLLQHAGNPVDWWPWSDEAFAEARRRAVPVLLSVGYSSCHWCHVMADESFADDATAALINERFVAVKVDREERPDVDAVYMEAVQAATGQGGWPMTVFLTPDAEPFYFGTYFPPEARHGMPSFTDVLDGVARAWTERRDEVGEVAGKIVKDLAERSLAYGGDGAPGDAELGQALLGLTREYDPRNGGFGGAPKFPPSMALEFLLRHHARTGAEGALQMVTDTCEAMARGGIYDQLGGGFARYAVGRSWTVPHFEKMLYDNALLCRVYAHLWRTTGSDLARRVALETADFMVGELRTPEGGFASALDADSDDGTGRHVEGAFYVWTPEQLADVLGEDDAAYAARHFGVTDEGTFEHGSSVLQLPQDAGVADAGRIAGIRERLLAARAERARPGRDDKIVAAWNGLAIAALAETGALLDRPDLVERATEAADLLVRLHLDDGARLARTSKDGRVGANAGVLEDYGDVAEGFLALASVTGEGVWLEFAGLLLDIVLDQFRGEGGALYDTAHDAEKLIRRPQDPTDNANPSGWTAAASALLTYAAHTGSAAHRAAAEEALGVVKALGPRAPRFIGWGLAAAEALRDGPREIAVVGDPEDEDFRELRRTALRAGAPGAVLAAGRPGGDEFPLLRDRPLVDGRAAAYVCRHFVCEAPVTDALELDRGLR, encoded by the coding sequence ATGCCGAACAGACTGGCCCAAGAGACGTCCCCTTACCTCCTCCAGCACGCCGGCAACCCGGTCGACTGGTGGCCCTGGTCGGACGAGGCGTTCGCCGAGGCGCGGCGCCGTGCCGTGCCGGTGCTGCTCAGCGTCGGGTACAGCTCCTGTCACTGGTGTCATGTGATGGCCGACGAGTCCTTCGCGGACGACGCCACCGCCGCGCTCATCAACGAGCGCTTCGTGGCCGTCAAGGTCGACCGCGAGGAGCGGCCCGATGTCGACGCCGTCTATATGGAGGCCGTGCAGGCCGCCACCGGGCAGGGCGGCTGGCCCATGACCGTGTTCCTGACCCCGGACGCCGAGCCGTTCTACTTCGGCACCTACTTCCCGCCCGAGGCCCGGCACGGGATGCCGTCGTTCACCGACGTCCTCGACGGGGTGGCCCGGGCGTGGACCGAGCGGCGCGACGAGGTCGGCGAGGTCGCCGGGAAGATCGTCAAGGATCTCGCGGAGCGCTCCCTCGCGTACGGCGGCGACGGCGCCCCCGGCGACGCGGAGCTCGGGCAGGCGCTGCTCGGGCTGACCCGCGAGTACGACCCCCGGAACGGCGGCTTCGGCGGCGCGCCCAAGTTCCCGCCGTCGATGGCGCTGGAGTTCCTGCTCCGCCACCACGCCCGCACCGGCGCCGAGGGCGCCCTGCAGATGGTGACGGACACCTGCGAGGCGATGGCCCGCGGCGGCATCTACGACCAGCTCGGCGGCGGCTTCGCCCGCTATGCCGTGGGCCGCTCCTGGACCGTGCCGCACTTCGAGAAGATGCTGTACGACAACGCGCTGCTGTGCCGGGTGTACGCGCACCTGTGGCGGACCACCGGCAGCGATCTGGCCCGCCGGGTCGCCCTGGAGACCGCCGACTTCATGGTCGGCGAACTGCGCACCCCCGAGGGCGGGTTCGCCTCCGCGCTCGACGCCGACTCGGACGACGGCACCGGCCGGCACGTCGAGGGCGCCTTTTACGTGTGGACGCCGGAGCAGCTCGCGGACGTGCTCGGCGAGGACGACGCCGCGTACGCCGCCCGCCACTTCGGCGTCACCGACGAGGGCACCTTCGAGCACGGCAGCTCCGTGCTCCAGCTCCCGCAGGACGCGGGCGTCGCCGACGCCGGGCGGATCGCGGGCATCCGGGAACGGCTGCTCGCGGCGCGCGCCGAACGCGCGCGCCCCGGCCGCGACGACAAGATCGTCGCCGCCTGGAACGGCCTCGCCATCGCCGCCCTCGCCGAGACCGGTGCCCTGCTCGACCGCCCCGACCTGGTCGAGCGCGCCACCGAGGCCGCCGACCTGCTGGTCCGGCTGCACCTCGACGACGGCGCCCGTCTCGCCCGTACCTCCAAGGACGGCCGCGTGGGCGCCAACGCCGGGGTCCTGGAGGACTACGGCGACGTCGCCGAGGGCTTCCTGGCGCTCGCGTCCGTGACCGGCGAGGGTGTGTGGCTGGAGTTCGCCGGGCTGCTGCTCGACATCGTCCTGGACCAGTTCCGGGGCGAGGGCGGCGCGCTCTACGACACCGCCCACGACGCCGAGAAGCTGATCCGCCGCCCGCAGGACCCCACCGACAACGCCAACCCGTCCGGCTGGACCGCGGCGGCCAGTGCGCTTCTCACGTACGCGGCGCACACCGGATCGGCCGCGCACCGTGCCGCCGCCGAGGAGGCCCTGGGCGTGGTCAAGGCGCTGGGGCCGCGCGCGCCCCGGTTCATCGGCTGGGGGCTGGCCGCCGCCGAGGCGCTGCGCGACGGGCCGCGCGAGATCGCCGTCGTCGGCGACCCCGAGGACGAGGACTTCCGCGAGCTGCGCCGGACCGCCCTGCGGGCCGGCGCGCCCGGCGCGGTCCTCGCCGCCGGGCGGCCCGGCGGCGACGAGTTCCCACTGCTGCGCGACCGCCCGCTGGTCGACGGCCGGGCCGCCGCCTACGTCTGCCGCCACTTCGTGTGCGAGGCGCCGGTGACGGACGCGCTGGAGCTGGACCGCGGGCTCCGCTAG
- a CDS encoding cell envelope-associated transcriptional attenuator lytR-cpsA-psr, subfamily A1 (Cell envelope-associated transcriptional attenuator LytR-CpsA-Psr, subfamily A1 [Streptomyces venezuelae ATCC10712];~Cell envelope-related transcriptional attenuator domain; cl00581;~identified by MetaGeneAnnotator; putative), whose amino-acid sequence MRFPGARPRIHPDTHTHTCPPPRPPTRRRRLLLLTTALVTLGTGGAIAAAPPGLPAPEEGLNLLVVGVDSRAGLTDDEKERYRLGHSECACTDVMMLMHVSAAGDRVSVVSLPRDSLARFPSGHTDRSTGETHSAHPAKINNAWKEGGPAFTIRTVEAMTDLPVHRYLEVDFRRFMDTVDAVDGGVPVCTPTRLKDPVTGLDLAPGTTALRGGEALQYVRSRRADGKMDFGRIQKQQKFLANLHHTLRGGLLNSPDALRALATTLRGTGQGERGVSVTELVELAGRLKDLPPSRTEFAVVPVRGFNPDIEGVGSTLAWDERQAGEVFAALRADRPLPRLAPAAPSDIPQGLGEYRPVEGGALLCA is encoded by the coding sequence ATGAGATTTCCCGGCGCGCGCCCCCGTATCCACCCCGACACCCATACGCACACCTGTCCGCCGCCACGTCCGCCCACCCGGAGAAGACGGCTGCTGCTCCTCACCACGGCCCTCGTCACGCTCGGCACGGGCGGCGCCATCGCCGCCGCACCGCCCGGTCTGCCGGCCCCGGAGGAGGGGCTGAACCTGCTCGTGGTCGGCGTCGACTCCCGCGCCGGGCTGACCGACGACGAGAAGGAGCGCTACCGCCTCGGCCACAGCGAGTGCGCCTGCACCGACGTGATGATGCTGATGCACGTCTCGGCGGCCGGTGACCGGGTGAGCGTGGTGAGCCTGCCGCGCGACTCCCTCGCGCGATTCCCGTCCGGGCACACCGACCGGAGCACCGGCGAGACGCACTCCGCCCACCCGGCGAAGATCAACAACGCCTGGAAGGAAGGCGGTCCGGCCTTCACGATCCGGACCGTCGAGGCGATGACCGACCTCCCCGTGCACCGCTACCTCGAAGTCGACTTCCGCCGCTTCATGGACACGGTCGACGCCGTCGACGGGGGCGTCCCGGTCTGCACCCCGACCCGGCTCAAGGACCCGGTCACCGGCCTCGACCTGGCCCCCGGCACCACGGCCCTGCGGGGCGGCGAGGCCCTCCAGTACGTCCGGTCGCGGCGCGCGGACGGCAAGATGGACTTCGGCCGCATCCAGAAGCAGCAGAAGTTCCTCGCCAACCTGCACCACACCCTGCGCGGCGGGCTGCTCAACAGCCCCGACGCGCTGCGCGCCCTCGCCACCACCCTGCGCGGCACGGGACAGGGCGAGCGCGGCGTCTCGGTGACCGAACTGGTCGAGCTGGCAGGCCGGTTGAAGGACCTGCCGCCGTCCCGCACCGAGTTCGCGGTCGTGCCGGTACGCGGCTTCAACCCCGACATCGAGGGGGTCGGCTCCACCCTCGCCTGGGACGAGCGGCAGGCCGGCGAGGTCTTCGCGGCCCTGCGCGCCGACCGCCCCCTCCCGCGCCTCGCGCCCGCCGCCCCGAGTGACATTCCGCAGGGCCTCGGCGAGTACCGGCCGGTCGAGGGCGGTGCGCTGCTGTGCGCGTAG
- a CDS encoding hypothetical protein (identified by MetaGeneAnnotator; putative;~sequence version:1), whose translation MAPDPGKWERMAFIPKSRHRADPPVVPPEQLPLYTSLARQWAESGRAVPGVPDREWERLARAPIWPHRRGNSTGQ comes from the coding sequence ATGGCGCCCGATCCCGGGAAATGGGAGCGGATGGCCTTCATTCCGAAGAGCCGGCACAGGGCGGATCCGCCGGTCGTCCCCCCAGAGCAGCTGCCCCTCTACACCTCCCTGGCCCGGCAATGGGCCGAGTCCGGACGGGCGGTGCCCGGCGTTCCGGACCGGGAGTGGGAGCGGCTCGCGAGAGCACCTATCTGGCCGCATCGACGGGGGAATTCGACCGGTCAATAG
- a CDS encoding chaplin (Small secreted domain (DUF320); pfam03777;~chaplin [Streptomyces collinus Tu365];~identified by MetaGeneAnnotator; putative): MKCKKAAVAVAGLLLALGAAAPAMADAEAEGVAVGSPGVLSGNVIQVPIHLQANVCGNTVDILALLNPAGGNICINS, translated from the coding sequence ATGAAGTGCAAGAAGGCCGCCGTGGCCGTCGCGGGTCTGCTGCTGGCCCTGGGCGCCGCCGCTCCGGCGATGGCCGACGCGGAGGCGGAGGGCGTGGCCGTCGGCTCGCCGGGCGTCCTGTCGGGCAATGTCATCCAGGTCCCGATCCACCTCCAGGCCAACGTCTGTGGCAACACCGTCGACATCCTCGCCCTCCTGAACCCGGCCGGCGGCAACATCTGCATCAACAGCTGA